From a single Miscanthus floridulus cultivar M001 chromosome 8, ASM1932011v1, whole genome shotgun sequence genomic region:
- the LOC136471273 gene encoding uncharacterized protein: MGGGSRALSLSSLCATTLAAAKPPQHPFPFAPAHRALPHRLAAAMSSSSSPTPAALAASGDAGAPVPAPSASSAIDFLTLCYRLKTTKRAGWVKRGVQAPESVADHMYRMGVMALVAADLPGVDRNRCVKMAIVHDIAEAIVGDITPSDGVPKEEKSRREKEALDHMCELLGGGSRAQEIRELWMEYEENASLEAKVVKDFDKIEMILQALEYEKEQGRDLEEFFQSTAGKFQTDMGKAWAAEIASRRKTK; encoded by the exons ATGGGTGGTGGGAGCCGAGCCCTTTCCCTCTCCTCCCTCTGCGCCACCACCCTCGCCGCCGCCAAGCCCCCGCAGCACCCCTTCCCCTTCGCCCCGGCCCACCGCGCGCTCCCccaccgcctcgccgccgccatgtcctcctcgtcctccccgACCCCCGCCGCCCTCGCCGCATCGGGCGACGCCGGGGCCCCGGTCCCGGCCCCTTCGGCGTCCAGCGCCATCGACTTCCTCACGCTCtgctaccgcctcaag ACGACCAAAAGGGCGGGCTGGGTGAAGCGCGGGGTGCAGGCCCCCGAGTCGGTGGCCGACCACATGTACCGGATGGGCGTCATGGCGCTCGTCGCGGCCGATCTACCCGGCGTCGACCGCAACAG GTGTGTCAAGATGGCGATTGTGCACGACATTGCAGAAG CAATTGTTGGTGACATCACCCCTTCTGATGGTGTACCCAAGGAAGAGAAGAGCCGCAGGGAGAAAGAAGCACTGGACCATATGTGTGAGCTGCTTGGTGGAGGTTCAAGAG CACAAGAAATTCGTGAACTTTGGATGGAGTATGAGGAAAATGCGTCTTTGGAAGCAAAGGTTGTCAAAGATTTTGACAAG ATTGAGATGATCCTTCAAGCTCTGGAGTATGAAAAGG AGCAAGGACGGGACCTTGAAGAATTCTTCCAATCAACAGCAG GGAAATTTCAGACAGACATGGGAAAAGCATGGGCAGCGGAGATTGCATCCAGAAGAAAAACAAAGTGA